A window of the Helianthus annuus cultivar XRQ/B chromosome 4, HanXRQr2.0-SUNRISE, whole genome shotgun sequence genome harbors these coding sequences:
- the LOC110933606 gene encoding uncharacterized protein LOC110933606 encodes MEALSKVIKRACSIGLYHGIKCTRHGPLLSHLFFADDAIFVGEWSHTNVMNLNRIMRCFSLALGLKVNLAKSSLYGIGLGEEERLDMAMILRCRVGSLPFKHLGLQVGANMNLVKHWKPVIDTFKSRLSIWKANTLSYGGRVTLIKSVLNSLPTYYFSLYRAPNQVIKELERM; translated from the coding sequence ATGGAGGCGTTATCTAAAGTGATTAAACGCGCATGCTCAATCGGCTTGTATCACGGGATCAAGTGCACCCGGCACGGTCCTCTTTTATCTCACCTTTTCTTTGCAGATGATGCTATTTTTGTTGGGGAATGGTCACACACGAATGTGATGAATCTAAATAGAATTATGCGATGTTTCTCTCTTGCTTTAGGGTTGAAGGTGAATCTGGCTAAAAGTAGCTTGTATGGTATTGGGCTAGGGGAGGAAGAAAGATTGGATATGGCCATGATTCTAAGGTGTAGGGTGGGATCTCTTCCGTTTAAACACCTAGGCCTTCAAGTGGGTGCGAACATGAATTTGGTGAAGCATTGGAAACCGGTTATCGACACATTCAAAAGTCGTCTATCGATTTGGAAAGCAAATACTCTTTCTTATGGTGGGAGGGTCACTTTAATTAAGTCCGTATTAAACTCCTTGCCTACATACTACTTTTCGCTATATAGGGCACCGAACCAAGTAATCAAGGAGTTGGAAAGGATGTGA